The following proteins are co-located in the Hydrogenophaga sp. RAC07 genome:
- a CDS encoding cupin domain-containing protein: MNTTFDTFRQQRLAEGFDEVLEREWAPLTVLDTHTHPFAANALVARGEMWLTVGEHTRHLRAGDTFELDAHVPHAERYGAEGAAYWVARRSA, encoded by the coding sequence ATGAACACCACCTTCGACACCTTCCGCCAGCAACGCCTCGCCGAGGGCTTTGACGAGGTGCTGGAGCGCGAATGGGCGCCGCTCACCGTGCTCGACACCCACACGCATCCGTTCGCCGCCAACGCCCTGGTCGCGCGCGGCGAGATGTGGCTCACGGTGGGCGAGCACACGCGCCACCTGCGGGCGGGCGACACCTTCGAGCTGGACGCGCACGTGCCGCACGCCGAGCGCTACGGCGCCGAGGGCGCGGCCTACTGGGTGGCGCGGCGCAGCGCCTGA